The window GTGCTCTACCAACTGAGCTACGCAAGCAAATACACTATTTCAAATAAAAAAATTTCCCCTTAGAAAGGGAAAACACATTATCAAATTTCTCTAAATTTAATCTTAAAAGTTTTGAGCGGGAGACGGGACTCGAACCCGCGACCAACAGCTTGGAAGGCTGTGACTCTGCCAACTGAGTTACTCCCGCTTGTTTTACCAAAACTTTTAATGAACTTTCTGGTGGGTGGCGAGGGATTCGAACCCCCTAAGGCGTATGCCAACGGATTTACAGTCCGCCCCGGCTCTCCAACTCCGGCGTCCACCCATTTTATCTTATATTTTTAGCTTACAATTATATTAATCTTATTTTAAAGATGCAACTGAGTGGTTTATAGTAAAGTCAAAATTTTTTACTTCAATTGTTTTATTAATGTTTTCGTTAACAATAAAGAATATAATTTCATTGCGAGCTCAAAATTAAAATCAAAATTAATCATTACTTTGAGAAAATACGAAACAAATAATATATTGCATTTGTTCAAGAGAGTGTAATTAATTAATGAGAGGACAGAAAAATGAAAATTAAAAATATACTAATCGTAATTCTCTTGACATCAGGAATAATTTTTGGACAACTAAAAAGCCAAAAACCTCAAGAGATTAATGTTGGAAGTGCAATGCTTTCACCTAAATCGGGGAATCTATTATTCGGCTTTTTTAATCCATCAAATTTCAAGATGTCTCACTCTTATAATTTTTCCTACACCTCTTTTGGAAAATCAAGCCTTGCTTTAGGTGTTTACACAAATTCAATGTTCTATAAAATTTCTGATCCTCTCACAATGGAACTCGATATTAGTTTAACTCACTCACCATTTAACTCTTTTGGAAGAGAATTTCAAAATCAATTTAACGGCATTTTTGTAAGTCGTGCTGCATTAAATTGGAGACCTACTGAAAACACATTAATTAATGTTGAATTTCGGAATTTACCTTCCGCACTTTATCTAATGAATCCATATTATAGATATTATCCAAGCTGGTACCGTTACGATGAAGCAGGATTTAATGATTGGTATCTTGGAAGATGAAAAACGGAGGGAATTGATAGATCAAAGTGGCGGAGTCTCTTAAAACTAAAAATACACTCTTAAATATTACCCTCTTCTTTCTCGGACTTATTCTTTTATTTATTGCATACAATATTTATCTATCACTTCAAAAACCTTCTGATGAAGATCTGGAAGAAAAAAATATTTCTGGGAAAATTATCCAGGTCAAAGTTTTAAATGGGACACAAACTGATGGACTTGCAAAAAAGCTAACCGATTTTCTACGATCAAAAAATTTTGATGTAGTTATTCAAGGTAACTACAACGAAAGGAATGTAAAGAAAACTTTCATCATAGATCATAGAGGAGATAAAAAAATTCTTAGAAAAATAATTAAAGTTCTAAAGATTGATCCTGATCAGGTTAAAACTGATATTAAAGAATTCGAATTGACTGATGTAACAATTGTAATTGGCGAAGATTATCAAAAACTAAACAGTGAAATAAAATGGTAAAAAGTGAAGCTTTAAAAGATTTAATCGTCGAAAAAATCATCGAGAAAAAAGGAGAAAATATTCTGGTCCTTGACCTCAGAAAAATTACTTCTGTAACCGATTTTTTTGTTATCTGCTCAGGAACAGTTGAACAACACATTAAGGCTATCAAAGATAATATCATCGAAAAACTTGAAGAAAAAGGAATCAAGTACTGGCACATTGAGGGCGAAAGAGCAAACACTTGGGTACTCATTGATTATGTCGATGTTGTTGTTCACATCTTTCATCCATTGGCCAGAGATTATTACAAGCTTGAAAAATTATGGGCAGACGCAAAAGCGGAAAAAATTAAAACCGACTATGAACAAGTTGAGGTAAATAATTAAACAAAAATGAAAAATTATCTTTACTTAATCTTTAAAAATCTTGAAGGCAAATTATCTTTTATTAATACTGATAACATTATCTTCACAGTCCCTAAACAAAAAGAACATGGTGATTTTGCAACAAATTATCCTTTCTTACTCGCAAAGGAATTAAAAAAATCACCCAAAGAAATAGCTAATCAGATAGTTGAAAATTTGGAGGACACTGAAAACGCTCTTGAAAAAATTGAAGTAGCAGGAAACGGTTTCATTAATTTTAAATTCAAGAAGGAATTTATTGACAAGCAGTTAAATCTTGTTCTTGAAAAATCATCTGAGTACGGAAAATCGAACAAATATCTCGGCAAAAAGGCACAGGTTGAATTTGTTTCTGCAAATCCTACAGGCCCTCTGACTGTGGGACACGGACGAAACGCTGTTTTTGGAGATACAATTGCAAACCTTCTCTCTGCGGTCGGTTACAAAGTTGAGCGTGAATATTATTTTAATAATGCTGGCCGTCAAATGCGCGTATTGGCTGACTCAGTTCGATTAAGGTATCTGGAATTGCTTGGTGAAAAAATTGAATTTCCAGAGGATTATTATCAAGGCGAATACATAATTGATATAGCTAGAAAAATTTATGAAGAAAAAAAAGATGAACTAAAAAATTCAGACGATCTTTCTTATTTCAAGAATATTGCAGAAAGAGAAATCTTCGCTGATATTAACAAAACCTTGAATCGACTCGGAATTAAGTTTGATAATTACTTTAATGAAAATTCACTGTATGAAACCGGTAAAATTGATGAAGTCGTTAATGCATTTAAAGAAAAAGGATATTGTTATGAAAAAGATGGTGCTCTCTGGCTTGCTCTAACTAAAGCTGGACTTGAACAAGATAAAGTTATTATCAAAAGCACTGGCGAACCTACCTACCGATTGCCTGATATTGCATATCACATTGAAAAATTCAAACGAAATTATGATTTGATGGTCGATATCTTTGGCTCAGATCATATGGCTACATATCCTGATGTACTTGCAGGACTTCGAATTTTAGGTTACGACACTTCAAAGGTTAAAGTGCTTATTCATCAGTTTGTGACAATTGTGAAAGATGGTGAAATAGTTAAAATGTCGACTCGCAAAGCAAATTTTGTAACGCTTGATCAATTAATTGACGAAGTTGGTGCCGATGTGGTTCGTTATTTTTTTCTGATGAGATCAATTTCCAGTCACTTGAATTTTGATATTGGACTTGCAAAAAAACAAACTGACGAAAATCCTGTTTTTTATTTACAATATGCTCATGCAAGAATTTGCGGAATTTTGAGATTGGCAAAAGAGGAAGGTAAAAATCCTGGAAATAAATTTGAGCTTTTGAGAGAAGAAGAAGAAATCGAATTGATCAAACATATTTTAAATTACCCTGATATAGTTTTAAGATCTGCAGAAAATTTTGATCAACTGATTTTGATTAGCTATTTACATGAACTCGCTGAGTTATTCCACAAATTTTATCACGAACATCGTGTGTTGGGTCAGGAAGAAGAACTAACATCTGCAAGGCTCTCACTCTGCAAAGCAACACAGATTGTTCTGCAAAATGGACTTGCAATTCTTGGCGTGAAAGCACCTGAGAGAATGTAATGCTTTAAATTAAATTATCTTGCGTTGAAAATTGATAAATCAAACCGCACATAATTTATTAATCCTCTAATCAGAAAATCACAATGCCTAAATTCAAATTGACAATTGAATACGAAGGGACACGATACAGCGGCTGGCAAATACAGAGAAATGCAAGAACAATTCAGGGTGAAATTATTGGTGCAATCAAAAAAGTTTTTGCGACAAACGATTTTGATTTTCAAGGTGCTGGCAGAACCGATGCTGGAGTTCATGCATTAAATCAAATAGCTCATCTCGATGTAAAAACAAATCTTTCGGAAGACAAAATTAAATTTGCACTGAACGATAATTTGCCCTCTGATATAAATATTCTGGCTGTCGAAAAAGTAAATAAATCATTTCACGCTAGAAAAGATGCGAAATATCGCTCATACCTTTATATCATCAGTAAGAGACGAACTGCTTTTGCAAAGAAATTTGTTTGGTGGATAAAGGACGAGCTTAATTTTGAAAAAATGAATCTCGCTTCCAGGCACTTCATTGGTCTAAAAAATTTTCAATCATTTGCTGATATAGACGATGAAGAAAAATCAACATTGGTTAAAATAGAAGATGTGCAGTTGAAAGAAGAAGGCTCGTTGATTTTGATTAGAGTTATTGGTTCACATTTCCTCTGGAAAATGGTCAGAAGAATGGTTGGTGTGTTAGTCGAAATTGGCAGAGAAAATCTTACTGAAACTGAATTAATTAAAATGTTTGAATCAAATACAGATTTACCTTTAAAATTTACAGCCCCACCATCTGGATTATATCTTGAAAATGTTTTCTATTCGAATAATTATAAGCTTCCTGAATTAAAATCCTGGATCAAATTATAGGAATACAAAAGCCGCCCTACATTCAGGATTTTATGCAAGGCGGCTTTGTGAAGGGTGCGTATGAGCACTTAGTTAGATTTTGTTAATTATAATTTAAAGTCAACTCCTAAATGTAAGTAACCAATCCCGTATCCAAGGCTTGCAGTTAATGCTAAAGACGGCATAATGAAATATCTTGCATTAAAAGTAAATCCCCAGACAAAACCACCGACGCTTGCAGAAGGTTCAGGGAAGCCTCCAGGATTATTTACCCATTCCCATTTTGCGCTTGCAACATTATAACCAATATTGAAAGCTCCATAAGTGTCAAGATTTTTCAAACCAAATACATCATAATGATATGTTACCATTCCCAGCACATAGATATTTGTATATGACCATTTACCAGAGTAGAATACTCCACCGACATCCTCGGAATAACCAGAATACATTCCGACAAATCCAACTCCAAGATTATCACCAATGCCATATTCACCATTTAATCCAAACCCGAGAGATGCGTTACCAACACCTCCAAGTGCAACTCTACCACCAAGGTAGGTATCACCTGATTTAAAGCCTTGAGCAAAAGCTAATTGGGCTATTAAAACGAACGAGATAACAAATAGGACTTTTTTCATTTTTGGTTCTCCTTAATTTTTTTGATTGTCTGTTTATTGAAGTTCATCATTAAGTGCTCATTTTTGTGCTCATACTGTGCCCCTTTTGATTGTTGGAACAAAAATGCATTAATAATTTGAAAGAATGATTTCATAATTTCATTATTCAACTTTCTGGTTCTAAAATATTCTAATACTGTAAATCGTCAATTAGTCATTTGGCGTATTTTTTTAATAAGGAAAGAATCGAGGAAGGTATAATTGGCTTATAATAATAATTGCCCTAAATCTTAAGTTTCTCAATAAATTATTTCAACAAGATCATCTTTATAATTTTTGATTTATCTCCTTGCTGTAACTTCAAAAAGTAAATCCCTGAAAAAAGTTCATTACCATCAAAAGTAAAATTGTAAGTTTTATTTCCTTCTAAATAGTTTTCAAGTAAGGTACTTATTTTTCTACCAAGAACATCATAAATAGTGATAGAAACAAATCCATTATCTTTTAAGGAAAATCTAATGTTGGTCAGTGAATTAAATGGATTGGGATAATTTTGATATAAAACAAAATCTTCAGGCGTTTGATTGGAGTAATCCACTTTTGTTGTGTTTCGATAAAATTTAATTGCATCCGCAATACAGTAACCATCGCTTGATGAGTTTAATCTTACTTTAATAGTATCATTCGCCTTAAAATTAATTTCGCCAAGGAAATTCCAGCTTCCACCATTTTCTCTTTGATTAACTGAAAATAAACATAACAAACTATCATTTTTAAAAACTCTATATACCGCATTCAAAGAACGATTTGGATGAGCACTCCAGAATGCATATAACTTCATTGAGCCGCTAACTTGCGATATAAAAGTCCATTCACCAAAAGCGTTTGAATTTGGAGGAATTACATAGTAATCTTTTCCAAATCTATCTGGCTGAGATGATGAAAGCCATCCACCGGAACCTGTGAAAAGTGAGTCTGAATTGTCTATTACAAAAGAGAAGTAATCATTGTTATTATCAACTTCGATGATTTGATATCCTCTGCCTTCGAAATTATCAATAGTTTTTGCTCGAATTTCAATCTCTAAATTTCCATCATTGTGATTTGAAAAGTCAACGACAAACATCCAGGGTTCTGAATAAATTGTTTGAATTTCGGAATTATTAATCATCAGCTTTGCTTCTGTTATTGGTCTTGAACAATTAATTTCAAAGTAAATTGTATCAATCAGCCTTACAACTTTTGGAGCAATCGAGATAAGTGGGACATTAAAATTTACATTTGTAATGAAATAAGGATTCTGAATCACATTTTTATAAGCATTTAAAACAGCCGAATTATTTGTCAAAGAAAAATCAGATTTATTAATTAGGTGTGAATCGTAATCAAACCAGAAAACTCCTTTTACTCTTGGGAAATACTGTTGCAAATTATTGTAAAGTTGCTGCATATGATTAATACAATAATCAGTGGTAATTCTTGGCAGCGGCGGATTACCTCTCCATTCTCTTGAAGCTGCTGCCCATTCACAAATCATAATTGGTTTATTTGGAAATTTATTGTAAACAGCACCGACCTTTGAGAGAGTTGAAATTCCTGTTTCATTCATTAAAGAATCATAAACAGGACCCCACATATAAAAATTTACTCCAACCCAATCAACATATTCATCACCTGGATAATAAGCCATTATGTTTCTTGAGGTATCATTTGGAATATCGGGACGCCAATTCGGGCACCAAACCATCACAACATTTGGTGCTTCTTCTTTCATTATTCGATGCATCAATCGCCACTTTTCTTTATAAAGAGTTGGTGAACCAAACCAGGGGACCCAATCGCCATTCATTTCGGAAGCAAATCTTAAAAATATTGGTATTCCGCTCTTAGCAGCTTCTCTTGCCCAATTTCTTAGATGAGGTCCATCAACAACATCACGAAAAGCAGTGTCTGGTTCGAAGCCAAGCTGCATAAATGCATTATATTTTTTACAAGAATCAGCAAAAGCTTTCGGGAATGGAGATGAAACAGAAGTATAAGTCAAATATCCTGTATGTTTCTTACCGACAAGTGCTTCAAAATTCGATATCATTCCATTAACATTAATATCATTTTGAATGAAGGCACCAATATAACATCCGCTTGGTGGTTCATACTTCGCAACAGTTTGCGATAAGACAAAATGATTAAAGAATAGAATGAGCGAAAGTGTGACAAAAGATTTTTTACTCTTCATCAAAATCGAATGAATTATCATTCTCTGATGTTCTTTCAAGTGAAGCATTTTCTATTGCTGAGACGAACCAAGATGTAACAATTCTGGGCCGAGTGATGGCTGTTCCAACCACAACAGACCATGCACCAATTTTAATTGCTTCTGCACAAAATTCGGGAGTGTTGTATCTCCCTTCGGCAAATACTGGAACTCTTAAATTATCTACCAATTTTCTCAGTAAATCAAAGTCTGGTTTATTGTTATTAAGATAACGGGTTTCTGGTGTATATCCGCTCAAAGTTGTAGATACACAGTCGGCACCACTATCAACGCATGCGATAGCTTCATCATAAGTTGCAATGTCAGCCATAATTAAAGCATTATATCTTTTCTTAAGTTGTGAAATAAACTCTGGACCCGACAATCCTTCTCTGATTCGAAAAGTTCCATCAACAGCAATTATATGACAACCAATTTCAAGCAATGATTCAAAATCTCTAAATGAACCAGTAATTTTAACTGAACCATCTTCGAATTGAGACTTAATCAATCCAATGACAGGAATTTTAACATTCGCCAGAATACTTTTGGTCTTTTTAATTCCTTCGGATCGAATGCCTTTTGCGCCGCCCATCTCTGCAGCACGAGCAAATAGAGTTACGCCTTCAGGTGTGTTAAACGGATCATCTCCCTCTGATTGACAGGAGACAACAAGACCATTTTTTAATTCTTCAAAAATTTTTTTCATCGCTTAATCTTTTCTCGATTTCTTCGGCAATTAAAATTTCATTTTCTGGTTCGAATATATTTACAAAATCAGTGATGAATGAAATTCTTTCGTCGAACTTTGCTCTTTGATTTAATGTAAACATCAAATGTGACTGAGCAGGGACAATTTGAATTCGACTTCGATTTTGTCTTAGCAATTCATCTATCTTATCCAATGTCTGCGTTGCAATTTCTTCTACATCAAAAAGATTTTGTGTATCTAAATCAATTGATAACCACCACCTTTCATCTTTCAATCTAATTTTTTGATCTACATTCTGTAAAATTTTTTCATCTACTGGTAGAGAAATAAAATTAACTTGAGCCTTTGAAAATATTCTCGATGTTTTATCTATTAATGGTGCAAAAGTAAATTCAGTTGAAAAGTCAAACAGCTTTGAAGTTGTAAAATTAATTTCACCTTCCTTACCAATTACATTAATATAGATCAAATCTTCAGAAAAATTAACTTGATATGGAGTGATGTGAAACAAAAGTTCAATCTCATTTTCTTCACAAACTTTTTGAAGAATATATTTCACAACTTCAGGATTGAATAAAATATACTGGGCATCTTCGAATAAAATGCCTTCATTAAATTCTTTAACTCGCTTTAAAATACTGTTTAAAACTTTACCTCGATCAAAGTCTTCTTCAGGTTTTCTCTGAAGTAGATTAAGACTTTCTGTAATTGAGCCGCCGAAAAATCCGTATCGATTTAAAAGCAACACTTTTTTGAAATTCTGTTTTAGAAAAATTGAAGCTACAACTCCAGAAAGATTAGCGGGATAAATTATTAAATCATATTGATTGCTTGTTTCCATTTCTCATCAATTTATCTGTGGAACATTAAGAATTTTATGGAGATTTTTTTCCAGCTATACGACATTTCGAAAATTATTTAGAATTTATCTGCCTAAAATTGTATTGTCAATCAATCTTGTGTTTCCTATTCGAACGGCGAGTAATAAATAATATTCATTTCCTTCTTTCAATAAATCAGCTTTCTCAAAACTTTCTTTCTCAACAATTTCCACATAATCAATTTTAGCAAGTGAAAATTGATTGATTAAATTCTTCACTTTTTCAATTAAGACTTTTGCTGATCTTTCTCCTTCGTTGAAAAGTTTTTCAGCAAGTTGAATTCCTTTATAAAGACACAAAGCTTGATTTCTTTCTTCGCCTAATAAATAAACATTTCTTGAGCTCATTGCAAGACCATCAACTTCTCGAACAATTGGCAGAACATCAACCCTAATTGGAATGTTCAAATCGTTAACCATTTTTTGAATTATAAAAGCTTGCTGAGCATCCTTTTGACCAAAAACAGCAAAATCTGGCTGGACGATATTAAATAACTTTATTACAACAGTCGTCACACCTTCAAAGTGAGTCGGGCGAAATTCTCCTTCTAAAATTTCACTGTACTTTCTGACCTTAACATAAGTCTGATAATTTTCGCCGTACATTTCCTGAGCTGATGGTATAAAAACAAAATCACATTTTTCTTTTTCAAGTAAACTCAAATCCCTTTGTTCATCTCTCGGATAGCGATTAAAATCTTCGTTTGGAGCGAATTGAGTTGGATTGACAAAAATCGAAACAACACAAAAATCTGAATTTTGTTTAGCGTATCCAACAAGACTGAGGTGACCCTCGTGCAGATATCCCATCGTTGGAACAAAAGAAATGATTTTTTTCTGAAGCTTTAAATCCCTTAATTCGTTTCTTAATTCACCAATTGTTCTAAGAACCTTCATTCTTTTAACCTAAAGTCTTATAATAATTTACCTTTTAAAATTTCCATTGCGACTGAAAAGTAAATAATAATTCCAGTCACATCTACGAGCGTTGCAACAAAAGGTGCTGAAGATGTTGCGGGATCAAATCCAATTTTCTTTAAAATAAATGGAAGCATTGAACCAATCAAAGTTCCCCACATTACCACACCGATGAGTGAAAAGAAAACAGTCATAGCTACATAAAACCAATATTCACCATAAATATGAGTAGCTTCTTGCCATAAGAAAATTCTTAGAAAACCGATGAAGCCCAAAATAATTCCGAGAGAAAGACCGGTTAGAAATTCTCTTCTCATAATCTTGAACCAATCTTTCAAAGTTACTTCACCCAGAGCCATAGCGCGAACAACCAGTGTTGATGCCTGAGAACCCGAGTTACCACCACTTGAAATTATCAAAGGGACAAAAAGGGCAAGCACAACAGCCTTCGCAATTTCTTCTTCAAATACTGCCATTGCTGTTGCAGTAAACATTTCGCTGATAAAGAGAATTGACAACCAGCCAGCTCTTTTCTTAATCATCTTAAGAATAGGAATCTCTGAATAAGGTTCTTCCAGAACTTCAACAGCGGCTTGTTTTTGAATATCCTCAGTTGTTTCTTCTTCTGCAACATCCATAATATCATCAACCGTCACGATACCAAGTAAAATTCCATTGTTATCAACGACAGGTAACGCAACTGTATCATACTTTTGTAAAACCGAAACGGCTTTTTCCTGATCTTCGTTAACAAGAAGAGGTGTTATGTTTTCATCGTAAATCTCTGCAATTTTTTGGTCGGGCGATGCAAGTAAAATATCTCTAATATCAACTGAGCCAAGCAGTTTTCCTTTTTCATCTGTAACGAAAATGACATTTAATGTTTCCTTACCTTTACCGACTTTTCTTATGTAATCAAGAACCTCCTGAATTGTCCACTCAGCTTTGACAGCCAGATAGTCTGGCGTCATCAAACGGCCAATTGAATTCTCAGGATAACCTAAAAGAGTGGTTGCAATTTTTCTTTCATCGGTTGAGAGTAGCGAGATTAATTGGTGCAGAGCTTGAGTGGGAATTTCCTCAAATAATGCAGTACGGTCATCAGGATCCATTTCATTCAAAATTGCTGCAACATCCTCCTTGCCCATCGATTTAATTAATTCCATCTGAGTATCAACATCAAGATATTCAAACACATCAGCTGCAAGTTCACGATTCAATAACCTAAAAATTATAACTCTTTCTTTTTCCTCAAGTTCAACGATCAATTCAGCGATGTCTGCGGGGGGCCATTCCTGTAAAACTTCTTTTAATACATCAAAACGTCTTTCATTAAGAAGTGATTTAATTTCAGGTTTCAATAATTGTGTGAGCATTGTTTCACCCTCTTGATTTTAAAATTAAATTTCAAACAGAACAAATCCTGAGGGATTCGCTCCAACTTTTTAGATATGCTTCAAAGATTTGCTTAAGCCTAAAAAATCAAAACAAAAGATCCAGAGCCTATCAATTTAGCTTGCAAATAAATCAAGCAACTGTGTAATTTTTGATTTTAATTCTTTTCTGTGACAAATGAAATCAATAAATCCTTTTTCAAGTAAAAATTCAGATGTCTGGAAACCCGGAGGAAGGTCTTTGCCAGTTGCTTGTTTTATAACTCGTGGTCCGGCAAATCCAATTAATGCACCAGGTTCAGCAATATTTACATCGCCGAGCATTGCATAGCTTGCGGTGGTACCGCCAGTTGTTGGATCTGTTAATACAGAGATATAAGGCACTTTTGCTTCAGCAAGTTTTGTGAGCAATGCAGAAGTCTTTGCAAGCTGCATAAGTGAAAGAGCACCTTCCATCATTCTGGCACCGCCGCTTTTTGAAATAATAATTAACGGATACTTAGTCTTAATTGATTTCTGAATCGCACGAGCAATTTTTTCTCCAACCACTGAACCCATACTTCCACCAATAAAAGCAAAATCCATTATTGCAGCAACTACATTATGACCATTTATTTTGCCAGTACCTGTTCTTACTGCATCATATAATCCTGTTGTTTTAATCGCCTCTTTTATTCTTTGTTTATAAGGTTTTGTATCGACGAAATTCAATGGGTCGTCGGACATCATTTTTTTGTCCATCTCTTTGAAAGATTTTTCGTCAAACAAAATTTCAATGTACTCGGCACTTCCGATTCTAAAGTGATAATTGCATTTGGGACAGGTGTAAGCGTGTTGCTCAAGTTGCTTTTTATGAATTATCTCGCCGCACTTATCACACTTTGTCCACATTCCATCAGGAATTTCTTTTTTCTTTGAGTCGCTTTCGATTCCGCTTTTAGTTCTTCTAAACCAAGCCATTTAAAAACCCTCCATTATTTTCTATAAACATCTGCTTGAATTGTCAAAATTACTTCTGGATTTGATGGATCATTCGAACGGATTGTCACATATCTTGTAACCAATCCATTATAATTTGTTGAATTGAACTCAACTCTTATTTCACTTATATCGCCGGGATTTAATTTTCTTTTCTTTGGAATTGCGGCAGCACATCCGCATGAGGAGTGAATATCAACTATTTCAAGAACGCCCTG is drawn from Ignavibacteria bacterium and contains these coding sequences:
- a CDS encoding LytR C-terminal domain-containing protein, coding for MAESLKTKNTLLNITLFFLGLILLFIAYNIYLSLQKPSDEDLEEKNISGKIIQVKVLNGTQTDGLAKKLTDFLRSKNFDVVIQGNYNERNVKKTFIIDHRGDKKILRKIIKVLKIDPDQVKTDIKEFELTDVTIVIGEDYQKLNSEIKW
- the rsfS gene encoding ribosome silencing factor is translated as MVKSEALKDLIVEKIIEKKGENILVLDLRKITSVTDFFVICSGTVEQHIKAIKDNIIEKLEEKGIKYWHIEGERANTWVLIDYVDVVVHIFHPLARDYYKLEKLWADAKAEKIKTDYEQVEVNN
- a CDS encoding arginine--tRNA ligase, with protein sequence MKNYLYLIFKNLEGKLSFINTDNIIFTVPKQKEHGDFATNYPFLLAKELKKSPKEIANQIVENLEDTENALEKIEVAGNGFINFKFKKEFIDKQLNLVLEKSSEYGKSNKYLGKKAQVEFVSANPTGPLTVGHGRNAVFGDTIANLLSAVGYKVEREYYFNNAGRQMRVLADSVRLRYLELLGEKIEFPEDYYQGEYIIDIARKIYEEKKDELKNSDDLSYFKNIAEREIFADINKTLNRLGIKFDNYFNENSLYETGKIDEVVNAFKEKGYCYEKDGALWLALTKAGLEQDKVIIKSTGEPTYRLPDIAYHIEKFKRNYDLMVDIFGSDHMATYPDVLAGLRILGYDTSKVKVLIHQFVTIVKDGEIVKMSTRKANFVTLDQLIDEVGADVVRYFFLMRSISSHLNFDIGLAKKQTDENPVFYLQYAHARICGILRLAKEEGKNPGNKFELLREEEEIELIKHILNYPDIVLRSAENFDQLILISYLHELAELFHKFYHEHRVLGQEEELTSARLSLCKATQIVLQNGLAILGVKAPERM
- the truA gene encoding tRNA pseudouridine(38-40) synthase TruA, with translation MPKFKLTIEYEGTRYSGWQIQRNARTIQGEIIGAIKKVFATNDFDFQGAGRTDAGVHALNQIAHLDVKTNLSEDKIKFALNDNLPSDINILAVEKVNKSFHARKDAKYRSYLYIISKRRTAFAKKFVWWIKDELNFEKMNLASRHFIGLKNFQSFADIDDEEKSTLVKIEDVQLKEEGSLILIRVIGSHFLWKMVRRMVGVLVEIGRENLTETELIKMFESNTDLPLKFTAPPSGLYLENVFYSNNYKLPELKSWIKL
- a CDS encoding T9SS type A sorting domain-containing protein; the protein is MLHLKEHQRMIIHSILMKSKKSFVTLSLILFFNHFVLSQTVAKYEPPSGCYIGAFIQNDINVNGMISNFEALVGKKHTGYLTYTSVSSPFPKAFADSCKKYNAFMQLGFEPDTAFRDVVDGPHLRNWAREAAKSGIPIFLRFASEMNGDWVPWFGSPTLYKEKWRLMHRIMKEEAPNVVMVWCPNWRPDIPNDTSRNIMAYYPGDEYVDWVGVNFYMWGPVYDSLMNETGISTLSKVGAVYNKFPNKPIMICEWAAASREWRGNPPLPRITTDYCINHMQQLYNNLQQYFPRVKGVFWFDYDSHLINKSDFSLTNNSAVLNAYKNVIQNPYFITNVNFNVPLISIAPKVVRLIDTIYFEINCSRPITEAKLMINNSEIQTIYSEPWMFVVDFSNHNDGNLEIEIRAKTIDNFEGRGYQIIEVDNNNDYFSFVIDNSDSLFTGSGGWLSSSQPDRFGKDYYVIPPNSNAFGEWTFISQVSGSMKLYAFWSAHPNRSLNAVYRVFKNDSLLCLFSVNQRENGGSWNFLGEINFKANDTIKVRLNSSSDGYCIADAIKFYRNTTKVDYSNQTPEDFVLYQNYPNPFNSLTNIRFSLKDNGFVSITIYDVLGRKISTLLENYLEGNKTYNFTFDGNELFSGIYFLKLQQGDKSKIIKMILLK
- a CDS encoding N-acetylmannosamine-6-phosphate 2-epimerase → MKKIFEELKNGLVVSCQSEGDDPFNTPEGVTLFARAAEMGGAKGIRSEGIKKTKSILANVKIPVIGLIKSQFEDGSVKITGSFRDFESLLEIGCHIIAVDGTFRIREGLSGPEFISQLKKRYNALIMADIATYDEAIACVDSGADCVSTTLSGYTPETRYLNNNKPDFDLLRKLVDNLRVPVFAEGRYNTPEFCAEAIKIGAWSVVVGTAITRPRIVTSWFVSAIENASLERTSENDNSFDFDEE
- a CDS encoding FAD-dependent oxidoreductase — encoded protein: METSNQYDLIIYPANLSGVVASIFLKQNFKKVLLLNRYGFFGGSITESLNLLQRKPEEDFDRGKVLNSILKRVKEFNEGILFEDAQYILFNPEVVKYILQKVCEENEIELLFHITPYQVNFSEDLIYINVIGKEGEINFTTSKLFDFSTEFTFAPLIDKTSRIFSKAQVNFISLPVDEKILQNVDQKIRLKDERWWLSIDLDTQNLFDVEEIATQTLDKIDELLRQNRSRIQIVPAQSHLMFTLNQRAKFDERISFITDFVNIFEPENEILIAEEIEKRLSDEKNF
- a CDS encoding pantoate--beta-alanine ligase; amino-acid sequence: MKVLRTIGELRNELRDLKLQKKIISFVPTMGYLHEGHLSLVGYAKQNSDFCVVSIFVNPTQFAPNEDFNRYPRDEQRDLSLLEKEKCDFVFIPSAQEMYGENYQTYVKVRKYSEILEGEFRPTHFEGVTTVVIKLFNIVQPDFAVFGQKDAQQAFIIQKMVNDLNIPIRVDVLPIVREVDGLAMSSRNVYLLGEERNQALCLYKGIQLAEKLFNEGERSAKVLIEKVKNLINQFSLAKIDYVEIVEKESFEKADLLKEGNEYYLLLAVRIGNTRLIDNTILGR
- the mgtE gene encoding magnesium transporter, translated to MLTQLLKPEIKSLLNERRFDVLKEVLQEWPPADIAELIVELEEKERVIIFRLLNRELAADVFEYLDVDTQMELIKSMGKEDVAAILNEMDPDDRTALFEEIPTQALHQLISLLSTDERKIATTLLGYPENSIGRLMTPDYLAVKAEWTIQEVLDYIRKVGKGKETLNVIFVTDEKGKLLGSVDIRDILLASPDQKIAEIYDENITPLLVNEDQEKAVSVLQKYDTVALPVVDNNGILLGIVTVDDIMDVAEEETTEDIQKQAAVEVLEEPYSEIPILKMIKKRAGWLSILFISEMFTATAMAVFEEEIAKAVVLALFVPLIISSGGNSGSQASTLVVRAMALGEVTLKDWFKIMRREFLTGLSLGIILGFIGFLRIFLWQEATHIYGEYWFYVAMTVFFSLIGVVMWGTLIGSMLPFILKKIGFDPATSSAPFVATLVDVTGIIIYFSVAMEILKGKLL